The bacterium genome includes a region encoding these proteins:
- a CDS encoding CotH kinase family protein, whose protein sequence is MKRLILMTFVLSIVVFSLMASFFGDTVHTVRVYFDDPDFWETLDSTHETGDYIICDVVIDGIDTLDNVGIRIKGNSSYNHPGRKKPFHLKFDEYIDDMDYLGNERISFNNCYNDPTFIREKLATEIFHGLGVPCPRASWSVVYYNDIYWGFYSTVDPTNKQAMTRFFGYNDGNLYNCDRLASLEWLGPGVAPYMSRYQISANESADDWLDLIDFLDFLNHTDDSTFAAGICDRFDAVGFARAWAANTFLVNLDSYQGFGRNYFLCFDYDTIGRYIVYDLNLAFGVFNKYGFDATELRELPIDWYNSGGLPDSSGRPLAERLFDNWPPFRGLVDCALHELLETTLEATTFDARVTELADLVRPFVYADLNKQYTNANFEANLDDDIVVGSPPHVRLIPGVRDFTADRSLYISGHIGPCDEVDVSGAILINEVMADNDTTIADEMGEFDDWFEIYNPGDTTVDISNWWVSDDVTEPRKWSFPNGTTVPSDGYLLVWADSDPEQGDLHTSFKLSADGEELALSGSDFIGTGLCDSVSWTVMPTDSSFGRYPNSGATWQICVEATPGAENIWGSIFVSNDVLPEVFSLLAYPNPFNSTVKMQVEYSSSIGADVSLDIKVIDISGRLVSSIVLPASKSVGVKVGSVIWNPGDSVGSGTYFVNLNVDNKSVTEKIVYLK, encoded by the coding sequence ATGAAGCGATTAATATTAATGACATTTGTTTTAAGTATAGTTGTATTTTCTTTGATGGCGTCTTTTTTTGGCGATACCGTCCACACCGTGCGCGTCTATTTCGACGACCCGGATTTTTGGGAAACGCTGGATTCCACGCACGAAACCGGGGATTATATCATCTGTGACGTCGTGATAGACGGGATCGATACGCTCGATAACGTGGGTATCCGTATTAAAGGCAACAGTTCGTATAACCATCCGGGTAGGAAAAAGCCGTTTCACCTAAAATTCGACGAATACATCGACGATATGGATTATCTCGGCAACGAGCGGATATCGTTCAACAATTGCTACAACGATCCGACATTTATACGCGAGAAACTCGCTACGGAGATTTTCCACGGTTTGGGCGTTCCATGTCCGAGGGCGAGCTGGTCGGTAGTCTATTACAACGACATATATTGGGGATTCTATTCGACCGTCGATCCGACGAACAAACAGGCAATGACCCGCTTTTTTGGATATAACGATGGCAACCTATACAATTGCGATAGGTTGGCTTCGCTCGAATGGCTCGGTCCGGGCGTTGCCCCGTATATGAGCAGATATCAAATCTCTGCCAACGAAAGCGCGGACGATTGGCTCGACCTTATCGATTTTTTGGATTTCCTCAACCATACGGACGACAGCACTTTCGCCGCAGGGATTTGCGACCGTTTCGATGCCGTCGGCTTCGCGCGTGCGTGGGCAGCGAATACTTTTCTCGTGAACCTCGACAGCTATCAAGGTTTCGGACGCAACTATTTTTTATGCTTCGATTACGACACGATCGGACGATACATCGTCTATGACCTGAATCTGGCGTTCGGAGTCTTCAACAAGTATGGTTTCGATGCCACCGAGCTTAGGGAGTTGCCTATAGACTGGTATAATTCCGGCGGACTGCCGGATTCATCCGGGCGACCGCTTGCCGAGAGGCTTTTCGATAACTGGCCGCCGTTCCGAGGACTCGTGGATTGCGCGCTGCACGAACTTCTTGAAACCACACTCGAAGCCACGACATTCGACGCCCGCGTGACTGAACTCGCCGATCTCGTCCGTCCCTTTGTATATGCCGATTTGAACAAACAATATACTAACGCCAATTTCGAGGCGAATCTCGATGACGATATTGTAGTGGGAAGCCCGCCTCATGTGAGACTTATCCCCGGTGTGCGCGATTTCACCGCCGACCGATCTTTGTATATTTCCGGTCATATCGGGCCTTGCGATGAGGTTGATGTTTCCGGTGCGATTTTGATAAACGAGGTTATGGCGGATAACGACACGACAATCGCCGACGAAATGGGCGAATTCGACGACTGGTTCGAAATCTACAACCCCGGCGATACGACGGTGGATATATCTAATTGGTGGGTTTCGGACGATGTTACCGAGCCGCGCAAGTGGAGTTTTCCGAACGGGACGACGGTTCCTTCGGACGGCTACCTTCTCGTATGGGCAGACAGCGACCCCGAACAGGGCGATTTGCACACGAGCTTCAAACTCTCCGCAGATGGCGAAGAGCTTGCCCTATCCGGCTCCGATTTTATCGGCACGGGATTATGTGACAGCGTGAGTTGGACGGTCATGCCCACCGACAGCAGTTTCGGCCGTTATCCGAACAGCGGCGCGACTTGGCAGATATGCGTCGAGGCAACTCCGGGGGCGGAGAATATCTGGGGTTCGATATTCGTTTCAAATGATGTTTTACCGGAGGTCTTTTCGCTGTTGGCATATCCGAATCCGTTCAATTCGACGGTCAAGATGCAGGTCGAATACTCATCCAGCATCGGAGCCGATGTTTCACTCGATATAAAAGTAATCGATATTTCAGGAAGACTTGTTTCGAGTATCGTATTACCGGCCTCGAAGAGTGTGGGTGTAAAGGTCGGTTCTGTGATTTGGAATCCGGGGGATTCTGTTGGTTCCGGAACATATTTTGTGAATCTTAATGTGGACAATAAATCTGTAACAGAAAAAATCGTTTATCTGAAGTAA
- the frr gene encoding ribosome recycling factor, protein MLDNILEKTKDRMSKALDAIAKDLAKLRTGKASSAILEGIRVDYYGTEMPINQVASIAIPEARLIVIQPWDKNAIDPIVRAINTSDIDLPPQSDGNVIRLTIPALTQERRKDLTKVAAKIAEEGKVSIRNIRRDAVEHIKKAQKSGDIPEDNAKRGSDEIQEFTDDYSNKIDELKRKKEDEIMNI, encoded by the coding sequence ATGCTCGATAATATACTAGAAAAAACAAAGGATAGAATGTCAAAGGCGCTGGATGCAATTGCTAAGGATTTAGCTAAACTTCGCACCGGCAAGGCATCGAGTGCGATCCTTGAAGGGATAAGAGTCGATTATTATGGCACGGAGATGCCCATTAATCAGGTAGCTTCGATTGCTATCCCTGAGGCAAGACTTATTGTTATTCAGCCATGGGACAAGAATGCTATCGATCCCATAGTTCGCGCTATTAACACTTCGGATATTGATCTTCCGCCACAGAGTGACGGTAATGTTATTCGTCTTACAATACCTGCGTTAACTCAAGAACGCAGGAAAGACCTTACTAAGGTTGCCGCCAAGATTGCCGAGGAGGGAAAAGTTTCTATTCGCAACATCCGTAGGGATGCAGTAGAACATATAAAGAAAGCCCAGAAGTCTGGAGATATTCCCGAGGATAATGCCAAGCGTGGAAGTGATGAGATACAGGAGTTTACGGACGATTACTCGAATAAGATCGACGAGCTTAAGAGGAAAAAAGAGGATGAAATAATGAATATATAG
- a CDS encoding UMP kinase, which translates to MMETKYKRVLLKISGEGLQGKGNYGIGSGRISELADEIVVAKSTGAEIGLVVGGGNIFRGLAGTELGFDRAAGDYMGMLATAINALALQVVLEKKGLHTRVLTAIKMDQVAEPYIRRRAVHHLEKGRVIILAGGTGNPYFTTDTAAALRAIEIGAEVVLKGTKVDGVFDSDPVKSSSAIKFDHISYMDVIEKDLRVMDHTAIALCAENGLPIVVFNLNTKGNLSRVLSGDAIGTLVCGKKGGINAR; encoded by the coding sequence ATTATGGAAACAAAGTATAAAAGGGTTTTGCTCAAAATATCCGGAGAAGGATTACAGGGCAAAGGAAACTATGGTATAGGTTCGGGGAGAATTTCCGAGCTTGCAGATGAGATAGTTGTAGCGAAATCAACTGGAGCCGAAATTGGCCTTGTTGTTGGTGGGGGTAATATTTTTCGTGGGCTTGCCGGTACCGAACTCGGTTTCGACAGAGCGGCTGGCGATTATATGGGAATGCTTGCCACTGCTATTAATGCTCTTGCTTTGCAGGTTGTTCTTGAAAAAAAGGGATTACACACTCGTGTCCTCACAGCAATAAAGATGGATCAAGTTGCTGAGCCTTATATCAGGAGGCGCGCTGTCCACCACCTTGAAAAAGGGCGAGTGATCATTCTTGCCGGAGGGACTGGAAACCCATATTTCACGACAGACACAGCTGCAGCTCTGAGAGCTATTGAGATAGGGGCAGAAGTTGTTTTAAAAGGAACCAAGGTCGATGGAGTGTTCGACAGCGATCCTGTGAAGAGCTCAAGCGCGATAAAATTTGATCACATTAGCTATATGGATGTTATCGAAAAGGATCTGCGTGTTATGGATCACACGGCCATCGCTCTTTGTGCCGAAAACGGGCTTCCGATAGTGGTTTTTAATCTAAATACAAAAGGGAATCTTTCCCGTGTTCTATCAGGGGATGCCATTGGGACTTTAGTCTGCGGAAAAAAAGGAGGCATAAATGCTCGATAA
- the tsf gene encoding translation elongation factor Ts, whose protein sequence is MSNIDAKQVQTLRKMTGAGMMDCKNALVKSGGDVEKAVENLRKSGIAKAAKKLGREANEGRIHAYIHQGSKLGVLLEVFCETDFVARTEDFIGFCNDIAMQIAAEDPLAVSVEQIDPKIIEKEREIYTEQARATGKPEAMFDRIVNGKIEKFYDQVVLLRQASIKDSNKKIETVLQEIIGKLGENIQLGSFARFKIGE, encoded by the coding sequence ATGAGCAATATAGATGCGAAACAAGTTCAAACGCTACGTAAGATGACCGGTGCAGGTATGATGGACTGTAAAAATGCTCTTGTCAAGAGCGGTGGCGATGTCGAAAAAGCGGTTGAAAACTTACGCAAATCAGGGATTGCAAAAGCCGCAAAGAAACTCGGTAGAGAGGCAAATGAAGGCAGGATACACGCTTATATACATCAGGGATCGAAACTTGGAGTCCTTCTCGAGGTATTCTGTGAAACGGATTTTGTTGCCCGAACCGAGGATTTTATTGGTTTCTGTAACGATATAGCTATGCAGATAGCGGCTGAGGATCCTCTGGCCGTTTCAGTGGAACAAATCGATCCGAAAATTATCGAGAAAGAGCGCGAAATATATACTGAGCAAGCGCGCGCTACAGGCAAACCTGAAGCTATGTTCGATAGGATTGTTAACGGTAAAATAGAGAAGTTCTACGATCAGGTAGTTCTTTTACGTCAGGCTTCAATAAAGGATTCAAATAAAAAGATCGAGACTGTGCTCCAAGAGATTATTGGAAAACTTGGCGAAAATATACAGTTGGGCAGTTTCGCGCGTTTTAAGATTGGGGAATAG